AGTTGTATTCTCAAAGAATTTGCAGTTGCAGGGCCAAATCCTTCATAATGATTGTTTGTCATTACCATAGCAAGTGGAATGTCTTGAATGTTTTGTAGTTTCTTTGCCCAGTTTTTGATCAGTTCTTCTTTATCTTTTGTAACTTTTCCAAATTCCGAATCGGGAATAGAACGATCTCCAATTAATCTAACATAAAGAAAATTTGCAGTAACTGGCATTGGATTATTAACTCCTGCAACATCATTCCATACAAGACAATGTTTGTTTTGTTTTAGATATGATAATGCATCATCTGAAAACCACGATTCATGTCTTCCTTCAATTGGATACAAAAAATCATCAGGCAAAATATCAAACAGTTCTTCTAGTCTTGGTTTTGCCTCATCAAATGATAATGATGGGGGCAATTGCAAAACAAGTGCTGAAACCTTTTCGTGAATTGGAACAAGAGATGACAAGAATGAAAAAATTTCAGAATTTACCCTTTCCAGCCTCTTTTCATGCGTAATTACTGATGGGAATTTGGCTGTAAATCTAAAATGCCTTGGAGTGTCAACATTCCACCTCCTTACAATCTCTTGAGAAGGTATCCTGTAAAATGTAGAATTAATTTCAGTAATTTCAAAAATCTGTGAATAATATCTGAGCCAATCTTGGCTCTTGAGATTTCTGGGATAAAATGTCCCAGACCATCCTTGATAACTCCACCCAGTACATCCTATTTTGATATTCACTGTGTT
This genomic window from Nitrosopumilus ureiphilus contains:
- a CDS encoding DUF72 domain-containing protein; amino-acid sequence: MNIKIGCTGWSYQGWSGTFYPRNLKSQDWLRYYSQIFEITEINSTFYRIPSQEIVRRWNVDTPRHFRFTAKFPSVITHEKRLERVNSEIFSFLSSLVPIHEKVSALVLQLPPSLSFDEAKPRLEELFDILPDDFLYPIEGRHESWFSDDALSYLKQNKHCLVWNDVAGVNNPMPVTANFLYVRLIGDRSIPDSEFGKVTKDKEELIKNWAKKLQNIQDIPLAMVMTNNHYEGFGPATANSLRIQLGMRELIWEEKRQKTLGNF